From a single Stomoxys calcitrans chromosome 4, idStoCalc2.1, whole genome shotgun sequence genomic region:
- the LOC106084107 gene encoding GDP-fucose protein O-fucosyltransferase 2, with protein sequence MWKILLMLLLVVTTKRGAFHQTTCKEWISCLKNTQHAPFCPHCSGNRTNTIYLLYDVNPPEGFNLRRDVYIRLAVFMRQFQQKSGFNNVRLILPPWRRLYHWKSVHIEQDHLPWKKFFDVESLRRFAPVLDYPEFLDDIKDFGLEESPLVPVHKVLQLRHFKDMFENGIFRDKWEFSDDCEGTSHSLEGSFLKQPPLWIKDTKIQCVSFQGSANLLTQVIQRVYRSLDDRPLPKVIAILNAEVVLHEHWADREFWKARRSMRFAGNLVEIAAKFRHTHFDSNDQRDNVQRPPMWEYENPSHKGLAIGGPYLCAHLRRGDFLYGREATTPTLKSSALQIKYHLINYNLSTVFLATDATAFEIKNLKSYIPRHRVVRFTAEDLQQKASIKDGGIAIIDQLICAHAHFFVGTYESTFTYRIYEEREILGFPKSRTFNTLCKKSTMESCSQNSVWPIVY encoded by the coding sequence ATGTGGAAAATATTATTAATGTTACTATTGGTTGTAACTACAAAGAGAGGTGCCTTCCATCAAACAACATGCAAGGAATGGATTTCATGTTTAAAGAATACACAACACGCTCCATTTTGTCCTCATTGTTCCGGTAACAGAACCAATACCATATACTTGCTCTATGACGTAAATCCTCCAGAAGGTTTTAACCTGCGTCGTGATGTGTATATACGTTTGGCAGTTTTTATGCGCCAATTCCAACAGAAGTCTGGATTTAATAATGTTCGTCTAATATTGCCTCCATGGCGCCGATTATATCATTGGAAGTCTGTTCACATAGAACAGGATCATTTGCCTTGGAAAAAATTCTTTGATGTGGAAAGTTTAAGAAGATTTGCACCCGTGCTTGACTATCCAGAATTTTTAGATGACATCAAAGATTTTGGATTGGAGGAAAGCCCTTTGGTACCAGTTCATAAAGTGCTTCAACTGCGACATTTTAAGGATATGTTCGAAAACGGCATCTTCAGAGATAAATGGGAATTCAGTGATGACTGCGAAGGTACATCCCACTCGTTGGAAGGATCATTCTTAAAGCAGCCTCCACTTTGGATAAAAGATACTAAAATTCAATGTGTAAGCTTTCAAGGTAGTGCAAATCTTTTGACGCAAGTTATTCAACGTGTCTATCGTAGTTTGGATGACAGACCTTTACCTAAAGTGATTGCAATTTTGAATGCTGAAGTAGTTTTACATGAACACTGGGCCGATAGAGAATTTTGGAAAGCTCGGCGTTCAATGCGCTTTGCTGGAAATCTAGTAGAAATtgctgcaaaatttcgtcacaCCCACTTCGATAGCAATGACCAACGAGATAATGTACAACGACCTCCAATGTGGGAATATGAAAATCCCAGTCACAAAGGCCTCGCTATTGGAGGACCATATCTTTGCGCCCATTTGAGACGAGGTGATTTTCTCTATGGTCGCGAAGCCACAACGCCTACGTTAAAATCCTCAGCTCTACAAATCAAATATCATTTGATAAACTACAATCTTAGCACTGTTTTCCTAGCCACCGATGCCACggcatttgaaattaaaaaccttaaatcatatATACCACGTCATCGTGTTGTTCGTTTCACAGCAGAAGATCTGCAACAGAAAGCCTCTATAAAGGATGGCGGAATTGCCATAATAGATCAACTTATCTGTGCCCATGCCCATTTCTTTGTGGGCACCTATGAAAGTACTTTCACTTATCGTATATACGAAGAAAGAGAAATTTTAGGATTTCCCAAATCGAGAACATTTAATACGCTGTGCAAAAAATCCACTATGGAAAGCTGTTCACAGAATTCCGTTTGGCCGATTGTGTATTAG